The Prinia subflava isolate CZ2003 ecotype Zambia chromosome 34, Cam_Psub_1.2, whole genome shotgun sequence DNA window TGGAAGTCCTGAGAGCTCCACTCACCTGgtggagcctggcagggcactGTGCCCTCGCCACCAGACAGGGaatgcaaaagcagcagcaggttggGAAGAGCTGGTGTCACCCAGAGCGGGCTCATGGGGCTAAGAGGGAGGACTTGGGACACTGTTTTCCctcctgggcagtgcccagcccttATCCACCTGGAAGAATCCTTCCCACAGCTGAATCCACTGTGAGGAAGTGGAAGGAAGAAGATGCTCAGCGCTGCTCAGGGCAGACCTtagacagcagcagcaattaAATGAGTCCttcacagagagaaagaggTCAGCAGGTAcctcctgtgccaggctcagtgtccagggcagggtcagggagCCTCTGCTCTTGCAGCAATGTGCAGAGACTCCCAGGAGACCCGGActcctcccagggctgtggcagcagatcAGGCTGGTGAGGGCAGGAGCTCTCAGCACATCTCAGCAGggcctgtgctctgcaggcagagcccctcACATGTGCTCAGGGTGGTTCTGGAGACACGTGATGAAGTCAGTGACAGGTTTGCCCTCGTAGCAGATCCGATACACGGCGGTGAAGAGGGGGAACCTGTGGGCAGGTAAAGGAGGTCACCACAGATGGCAGAGTGAGAGCACCTGGACTTCTGCCATGGCATGCAGGAGCAGCCAGTGGCACTGTGCCCACGCAGCAGGGcactcctgcccagctggtGTGCCGTGGGCACTGCAGAGACACCAAGGGGgctttcccctcctgctgctcctggaaaggtcccagccccaccccaACGAAGCACAGAGATTGCAGCACTCACTTCTCCACTGCGTTCTTGCTCTTGAGGATTCGATGCAGCTCAGCAGATGTCTGGGGACCCTGCAGCTTCTGCCCATTCAGcatctccttctccagctgctcaaTGGACTGAAACAAGCCAGCAGTGAGGATCTGGACCTGCAACTCCACTGCTGCACCCTGttcctgccctggagctgggctgcagcaccagccaggcaCAGACAGATCCCACAGCGCTAACTGGGAtcacctccctgcctgcccaccaGAGAGATGCagggatcatggaatcatggaatatcctgggctgggagggacccacagggatgaTCCAGTCAaacacagacaccccaacaatcccaccctgtgcctcagATGTTGTCCAAACACCCcttgagctctggcagccaTGGGGAGCCTCTGGGTgcagaaccttttcctgataccccacctaaacctcccctgacacagttCCATCCACAAACCCATCAGTGTCAGcctcttccagccctgctcaccttCCCAGTCTTGGCAAAAGCCTCGGCGACCTTGCGGTTGCGGCCCCCGTAGCAGGTGGTGATGAGGTCGGCAACGCCGCAGCTCTCCAGGAAGGTGGAGGAGGTGACAGGGCCCTTGCAGAAGAGTTTGGCAAAGCCAATCATCTCCATCAGGCCCAGGCGGATCACGGCAGCCTTCGTGTTGTCCCCGTAGCCCAGCCCATCACAGAAGCCAGCTCCTACAGCCACCACGTTCTGGAAAACAACGGCAACGTGGAGGGATCTCTTCCCAACGGAGCTCAGGGCCTGGCTGCATCCAAGAGCAGCCTGTGTGATCCCAGCCTGTGTGATCCCAGCCTGTGtgatcccagcactggctgctgcctgcattcctgctgccctgagctccctgcagagccccaggctctgctcacccACCTTGAGAGCCCCACAGATCTCCACCGTGTCAGCCTCCTGCACCACCGACACTCGGAAGTTGGGGGTCTGCATCAGGTCCTTCAGCATCTGCCCGTGCTTCATGTTCTTGCAGCCTGAGGAGACAAAGGGACGAGCAAGAAGATGATGGGGAAGACCCTGAGGTAGATCCATGCTCTCCTGAAGGTCATCCAGTGAGAGAAACCTATTGCCCAACCAAGGGAGATTGCAAAACATTTGCAGGTCCACACAGAATCACGCACGCATTGCCTGACAGATAAGCAGTGTTCAACTTTGGCATTCCCACGAGGCAGGGacactccctgctgctgtgtcaaGCGAGACAGAAATGACTTTCTGAGTGCTCAATAGGGTAAAGGCATCTTCAAAGGTTGTTACTTTGGGGCTGGAGCTTtctgtcctgcctgtccctgcagggtccTGTGTGCTCgcaggggctgtgggctctgctccacctccccagcctcctgcccagAGTGTTTGCTGTTGTTTAATAAAACAGACACTTTGAATGCCACAGCTTCTGACCCAGCAAACGGTTCTGTTTGCTTTGGCTCTGTGCACAATCCCCAACAGTGTGGAGGATGTTGAAACAGTCACCACATGAACTTCCaaagcagccctggctggcaaTAACATGAGATCCAGGTGGGCACCGTGTGAAGCCCAAGGAAATCAAGGATGGAACTTATTCCTAAAGGGCCTCCTGGTGCCCACCCCTTTAATTTGTGCCAGGCAGCTGCCTGATGCTGGATCCACGCTGGCAGGAACCTTTAGCTACACAATTCCATTGTTAATGAAGTGATCCCATCACAAACCCTGGGAATGGGCTCCTGTGGAGTCTCCTGTCTTCCCAGGTAAGAGACCCAGTTCACCTGAGGCAGCAGGAGTCTGAGCTGCCCCATATTCCACCCTTTGcctcttcctgctcctcacaAATGAAAGCTGCTAATGAGGAGGGGTGTTGGCTCCTTACCGATGGTGGTTTCACAGAACTTCTCTTCTGCCACTTCCTTGGCAATATTGGCCCCCATCAGCACGTTCATTTCTATTCCCAGTTTCTCATGGATGATGTCTGAGATCAGCCTCAGCCCATCTGGTCCTTCATCCACGCCCTGGGAGACAGCCAGGGccagagatcacagaatcaatcagactggaaaagacctctaaggaccttgagtccaacctttggcAGAACACCACCAGACCATGGGCACCTGCATCTCCtgggcagctgccctgcaccccaATCCTCCCATTCCCTGCACCCCAGTCCTGCCATTCTCTGCACCCCAATCCTGCCATTCCCTGCACCCCAATCCTGCCGTTCCCTGCACCCCAGTCCTGCCATTCCCTGCACCCCAATCCTCCCATTCCCTGCACCCCAATCCTGCCGTTCCCTGCACCCCAATCCTGCCATTCCCTGCACCCCAGTCCTGCCGTTCCCTGCACCCCAGTCCTGCCGTTCCCTGCACCCCAATCCTGCCATTCCCTGCACCCCAGTCCTGCCATTCCCTGCACCCCAATCCTGCCGTTCCCTGCACCCCAATCCTGCCGTTCCCTGCACCCCAATCCTGCCGTTCCCTGCACCCCAGTGCTGCCGTTCCCTGCACCCAAATCCTGCCATTCCCTGCACCCCAGTCCTGCCgttccctgtgctgcagtgctccagctgctcctgatgTGTcgagctgtgccctgctggtCTCAGCACCTGAGATCCCCCATGTGCCCTCACCGttccctgctccccacaaaGATTCCACCCCcacttcccttcttttccctgttgCCCATTTCTGTTCCAAATCCCCCGGATTCCCCTGGCAGTCACTCcaagccaggctgctcccagctcccctgcctTGGCACCCTGGCGAGTGCTGCTCCTGTCTCACCTTGATGAGTGACATCCCCACGGCGTCTTTCTTCACGTGGCCCTGGAGCTGGTCACACACTTTGCCAATGAACTGGTGGGGCACCACGAACAGGAGCACATCAGCCCCTGCACAGGCTCTGAGCAGGTCTGGCTCTGCCACCTGAATAAAGCACGACTGTCAttagggaggaagggaaggaagggccCAAAGTCAGCACGCCGAGctccctgccagagcagagTGGGATGATGCCAGCTCAGAGGCAGCCACATggcctccagcccagcctgtggGATGCCAGAGCAGGGGCAAAGGTGGGCAgtgagagcagccagggctgcagctcaccCAAGCACAGATGAAGGTCAGCGGGAGGGGTTAACTGAGCCCCGGGGCATCCCCTGCCTTCACACCCCGGAgttccagcagcccccagagcccggccgccagctctgcccctcggagagcctgctgccagcccacACTCACCACGTTGGGGGGCAGCTTGTGCCCCGGCAGGTATTTGACGTTCTCGTGCTCCGTGTTGATGATGTCCGTGAGGCGCCGGCcgcccacctcctcctccagcacccacATGTTCACCCGGCTCTCGAAGCCGCCCAGCCGAGCCGCGTTGCTGCCGACGATCTTGGCGATGGCCGAGCCCCTGCGAGGGCAGAGGGAGGCCGTGGCTGTGGGCACGGGGGAGCCCGGGGTGCCACAGGTCACGCTGtgacctgcagggatggggatggctGGCACCGGCTAccgggggggacagggggggacagggagcgCGCTGTGCTCGCCCAGGGGACGCGGTGCTCACCAGTTGCCAGAGCCCACGATGCAAACCTTCTTGCCACCCATGGTGCCGGGAGCGGGGCGCTGCGGGCTTGGAACCCGTCCCTGCTCTATTTCAAGGCTGCCCGGAGcaggggcggccccggcccgcccccggccccgcctcgcCCGGGGGCACCGCGGGCACCGGGCACCCGCTGCCGGCACTGCCGGGGGTCGGTGCGCGGCAGGTGCCAAGCGCTGCCCTGGAGCGGCTCCCATCCCGCAGAACCGGGagccacagagccacagaatcgtggaatatcctgagctggacGGGACCCACAGGGATTAGCGAGActccaacaatcccaccctgtgcctgacaGCGTTGTGCAAACAGCCCTTGAGCTGTGGCAGGGTCAGGGTTGTGACCATTCCCTGGTCAGTGCCTGAGCACCCTCGGggggaaaatcccattt harbors:
- the GPD1 gene encoding glycerol-3-phosphate dehydrogenase [NAD(+)], cytoplasmic, whose protein sequence is MGAAPGQRLAPAAHRPPAVPAAGARCPRCPRARRGRGRAGAAPAPGSLEIEQGRVPSPQRPAPGTMGGKKVCIVGSGNWGSAIAKIVGSNAARLGGFESRVNMWVLEEEVGGRRLTDIINTEHENVKYLPGHKLPPNVVAEPDLLRACAGADVLLFVVPHQFIGKVCDQLQGHVKKDAVGMSLIKGVDEGPDGLRLISDIIHEKLGIEMNVLMGANIAKEVAEEKFCETTIGCKNMKHGQMLKDLMQTPNFRVSVVQEADTVEICGALKNVVAVGAGFCDGLGYGDNTKAAVIRLGLMEMIGFAKLFCKGPVTSSTFLESCGVADLITTCYGGRNRKVAEAFAKTGKSIEQLEKEMLNGQKLQGPQTSAELHRILKSKNAVEKFPLFTAVYRICYEGKPVTDFITCLQNHPEHM